A window of Vigna unguiculata cultivar IT97K-499-35 chromosome 4, ASM411807v1, whole genome shotgun sequence contains these coding sequences:
- the LOC114181839 gene encoding uncharacterized protein LOC114181839 isoform X2 — protein sequence MCMTKPFMFLSCLIPGLSNPKAGIDVYLEPLVDDLKKLWFGVETYDISRKKNFIMRASLMWTINDFPAYGMLSGWGTQGKLACPHCMEHSKAFTLENRGKNYWFDSHRRFLPSNHAFRKNKKAFLKGKFETDGPPTTMTPDLVWGRVRDLPMATKNPRLLKLRGYGEVHNWRKKIIFWNLPYWEDNLLRHNLDVMHIEKNFFDNILNTVMNVSGKTKDNEKARMDLALYCSRPDLEIKLLANGKMFKPKANYSLTIEEAKLVCHWIKELRVPDGYSSNLARCADVEKGRIHGMKSHDCHVFMECLLPITFSTLPTHVLNPLIEISHFFKDLCSTTLRYDDLVTMEENIPLILCKLERVFPPTFFDSMEHLPVHLAYEARLGGPVQYRWMYPFERFMGDSKRSIKNRARVEGLICASYIHRETTYFCSHYFKGYMLSLRSSRNEMGVETNQPSLSIFNQQSCPSGKPSIHWLTQREWDSVHVHVLINCQEVKPYLESFLQSQEIPDSTTSSRVHADFPRWFTMSL from the exons ATGTGCATGACAAAGCCATTTATGTTCTTAAGTTGTCTAATACCTGGACTAAGCAATCCAAAGGCAGGAATTGATGTGTATCTCGAACCTTTGGTGGATGATCTAAAGAAGTTGTGGTTTGGTGTAGAAACATATGATATTTCAAGAAAGAAGAACTTTATCATGAGAGCTAGTTTAATGTGGACTATAAATGATTTCCCTGCATATGGGATGTTGTCTGGCTGGGGTACTCAAGGTAAATTGGCATGTCCACATTGTATGGAGCATTCAAAAGCCTTTACATTAGAAAATAGGGGGAAAAATTATTGGTTTGACTCACATCGTAGGTTTTTACCTAGTAATCATGCCtttagaaagaataaaaaagccTTCTTAAAAGGGAAATTTGAAACCGATGGCCCACCAACTACAATGACACCTGACTTGGTTTGGGGAAGAGTAAGGGATTTACCAATGGCCACAAAAAATCCTCGTTTGTTGAAATTACGAGGATATGGCGAGGTTCATAATTggaggaaaaaaattatattttggaatCTTCCTTATTGGGAAGATAATCTCTTACGACACAACCTAGATGTCAtgcacatagaaaaaaatttctttgacaATATATTGAACACGGTCATGAATGTTAGTGGTAAAACAAAAGACAATGAGAAAGCAAGGATGGATCTTGCTTTATATTGTAGTCGCCCTGACTTAGAGATAAAACTGCTAGCTAATGGAAAAATGTTTAAGCCTAAAGCCAATTACTCTTTAACTATAGAGGAAGCAAAATTAGTTTGTCATTGGATAAAAGAACTTAGGGTGCCTGATGGTTATTCATCAAACTTGGCAAGATGTGCTGATGTTGAAAAGGGAAGGATACATGGGatgaaaagtcatgattgtCATGTGTTCATGGAATGCTTACTTCCTATTACATTTAGTACATTGCCAACACATGTTTTAAATCCCCTAATCGAAATAAGTCATTTCTTTAAAGACTTATGCTCTACGACATTGAGGTATGACGATTTGGTTACAATGGAAGAAAACATTCCACTAATTCTTTGCAAGTTGGAGAGAGTATTTCCCCCTACATTCTTTGATTCAATGGAACATCTCCCAGTTCATCTTGCATATGAAGCTAGACTTGGTGGCCCAGTGCAATATAGGTGGATGTATCCCTTTGAAAG atttatgGGAGATTCTAAGCGATCAATCAAAAATAGGGCAAGGGTTGAAGGATTGATATGTGCATCTTACATACACCGAGAAACAACTTATTTTTGTTCCCACTATTTCAAAGGTTATATGTTGTCATTGCGAAGTAGTAGAAATGAAATGGGAGTTGAAACCAATCAACCATCATTGTCCATCTTCAACCAACAAAGTTGTCCTTCTGGCAAGCCATCAATTCATTGGTTAACACAAAGAGAATGGGATTCGGTCCACGTTCATGTGTTAATCAATTGCCAAGAAGTGAAACCATACCTCGA GTCATTCCTTCAATCTCAGGAAATACCTGACTCAACTACTTCTAGTCGTGTACATGCTGATTTTCCTAGATG GTTTACAATGAGCCTTTAA
- the LOC114181839 gene encoding uncharacterized protein LOC114181839 isoform X1, which produces MCMTKPFMFLSCLIPGLSNPKAGIDVYLEPLVDDLKKLWFGVETYDISRKKNFIMRASLMWTINDFPAYGMLSGWGTQGKLACPHCMEHSKAFTLENRGKNYWFDSHRRFLPSNHAFRKNKKAFLKGKFETDGPPTTMTPDLVWGRVRDLPMATKNPRLLKLRGYGEVHNWRKKIIFWNLPYWEDNLLRHNLDVMHIEKNFFDNILNTVMNVSGKTKDNEKARMDLALYCSRPDLEIKLLANGKMFKPKANYSLTIEEAKLVCHWIKELRVPDGYSSNLARCADVEKGRIHGMKSHDCHVFMECLLPITFSTLPTHVLNPLIEISHFFKDLCSTTLRYDDLVTMEENIPLILCKLERVFPPTFFDSMEHLPVHLAYEARLGGPVQYRWMYPFERFMGDSKRSIKNRARVEGLICASYIHRETTYFCSHYFKGYMLSLRSSRNEMGVETNQPSLSIFNQQSCPSGKPSIHWLTQREWDSVHVHVLINCQEVKPYLESFLQSQEIPDSTTSSRVHADFPRWFKNQLCT; this is translated from the exons ATGTGCATGACAAAGCCATTTATGTTCTTAAGTTGTCTAATACCTGGACTAAGCAATCCAAAGGCAGGAATTGATGTGTATCTCGAACCTTTGGTGGATGATCTAAAGAAGTTGTGGTTTGGTGTAGAAACATATGATATTTCAAGAAAGAAGAACTTTATCATGAGAGCTAGTTTAATGTGGACTATAAATGATTTCCCTGCATATGGGATGTTGTCTGGCTGGGGTACTCAAGGTAAATTGGCATGTCCACATTGTATGGAGCATTCAAAAGCCTTTACATTAGAAAATAGGGGGAAAAATTATTGGTTTGACTCACATCGTAGGTTTTTACCTAGTAATCATGCCtttagaaagaataaaaaagccTTCTTAAAAGGGAAATTTGAAACCGATGGCCCACCAACTACAATGACACCTGACTTGGTTTGGGGAAGAGTAAGGGATTTACCAATGGCCACAAAAAATCCTCGTTTGTTGAAATTACGAGGATATGGCGAGGTTCATAATTggaggaaaaaaattatattttggaatCTTCCTTATTGGGAAGATAATCTCTTACGACACAACCTAGATGTCAtgcacatagaaaaaaatttctttgacaATATATTGAACACGGTCATGAATGTTAGTGGTAAAACAAAAGACAATGAGAAAGCAAGGATGGATCTTGCTTTATATTGTAGTCGCCCTGACTTAGAGATAAAACTGCTAGCTAATGGAAAAATGTTTAAGCCTAAAGCCAATTACTCTTTAACTATAGAGGAAGCAAAATTAGTTTGTCATTGGATAAAAGAACTTAGGGTGCCTGATGGTTATTCATCAAACTTGGCAAGATGTGCTGATGTTGAAAAGGGAAGGATACATGGGatgaaaagtcatgattgtCATGTGTTCATGGAATGCTTACTTCCTATTACATTTAGTACATTGCCAACACATGTTTTAAATCCCCTAATCGAAATAAGTCATTTCTTTAAAGACTTATGCTCTACGACATTGAGGTATGACGATTTGGTTACAATGGAAGAAAACATTCCACTAATTCTTTGCAAGTTGGAGAGAGTATTTCCCCCTACATTCTTTGATTCAATGGAACATCTCCCAGTTCATCTTGCATATGAAGCTAGACTTGGTGGCCCAGTGCAATATAGGTGGATGTATCCCTTTGAAAG atttatgGGAGATTCTAAGCGATCAATCAAAAATAGGGCAAGGGTTGAAGGATTGATATGTGCATCTTACATACACCGAGAAACAACTTATTTTTGTTCCCACTATTTCAAAGGTTATATGTTGTCATTGCGAAGTAGTAGAAATGAAATGGGAGTTGAAACCAATCAACCATCATTGTCCATCTTCAACCAACAAAGTTGTCCTTCTGGCAAGCCATCAATTCATTGGTTAACACAAAGAGAATGGGATTCGGTCCACGTTCATGTGTTAATCAATTGCCAAGAAGTGAAACCATACCTCGA GTCATTCCTTCAATCTCAGGAAATACCTGACTCAACTACTTCTAGTCGTGTACATGCTGATTTTCCTAGATGGTTCAAGAATCAATTATgtacttga